In one Mycobacteroides chelonae genomic region, the following are encoded:
- the hpt gene encoding hypoxanthine phosphoribosyltransferase — protein sequence MTCEQQQSCGEQYSGDVKSVLLTEEQIRARTQELGAAIGEKYRDIEGDLLLVTVLKGAVMFVSDLARAIPIPTQMEFMAVSSYGSATSSSGVVRILKDLDRDIQNLDVLIVEDIIDSGLTLSWLMRNLASRGPRSLNVVSLLRKPEAKKVDVDVALVGFEIPNEFVVGYGLDYGERYRDLPFIGTLHPRVYTD from the coding sequence GTGACCTGCGAACAGCAACAGTCATGCGGCGAGCAATACAGCGGCGACGTGAAATCGGTGCTCCTCACCGAGGAGCAGATTCGTGCCCGGACTCAGGAGCTTGGCGCCGCCATCGGCGAAAAGTATCGCGATATCGAGGGCGACCTGCTGCTGGTGACCGTGCTCAAGGGTGCCGTCATGTTTGTCTCGGATTTGGCCAGGGCCATCCCCATCCCGACCCAGATGGAGTTCATGGCGGTCAGCTCGTATGGCTCGGCAACCTCGTCCTCCGGTGTGGTGCGCATCCTCAAGGATCTGGATAGGGATATCCAGAACCTCGACGTCCTGATCGTCGAGGACATCATCGATTCCGGGCTGACCCTGAGCTGGCTCATGCGGAACCTCGCCTCGCGCGGCCCACGGTCGCTGAATGTGGTGTCGCTGCTGCGCAAGCCCGAGGCTAAGAAGGTCGACGTCGACGTGGCTCTCGTCGGCTTCGAGATCCCCAATGAATTCGTGGTCGGTTACGGGCTCGACTACGGCGAGCGCTACCGCGATCTGCCTTTCATCGGAACGCTGCACCCGCGCGTCTATACCGACTAA
- a CDS encoding SIMPL domain-containing protein, translating to MGDITVVGHGEASGSPDVFMATVGVSVRSRRIAGVMADVKAKARAVIDAVLDSGVAAEDVRTAWMSVHPQFDGNKITGYSADNSVRITVRDLSKVSDVLDKAVTAGGEAAQLSGVSFDLQDSTDLATQARERAFADARARAEQYATLSGGTLGKVLRIDETGSHSSPSPRAEFAMLRAASGPPVEAGQQTVSADITVTWELT from the coding sequence ATGGGTGACATCACGGTTGTCGGCCACGGCGAGGCCAGCGGTAGTCCCGACGTGTTCATGGCCACGGTCGGTGTGTCAGTCCGCTCACGGCGTATCGCCGGGGTGATGGCCGACGTGAAGGCCAAGGCCCGTGCGGTGATCGATGCGGTACTCGACTCGGGCGTGGCCGCTGAGGACGTGAGAACCGCATGGATGTCTGTGCACCCGCAATTCGACGGCAACAAGATCACCGGGTACTCGGCCGACAACTCGGTGCGGATCACCGTCCGCGACCTGTCGAAGGTCTCCGACGTGCTGGATAAGGCCGTCACCGCGGGAGGTGAGGCCGCACAGCTGTCCGGGGTCAGCTTTGATCTGCAGGACAGCACCGATCTCGCGACCCAGGCACGTGAACGGGCATTCGCCGATGCCAGGGCCCGGGCCGAGCAGTACGCAACCCTGTCCGGGGGGACGCTGGGCAAGGTGCTGCGCATCGACGAGACCGGGAGCCATTCGAGCCCATCCCCACGCGCAGAGTTCGCGATGCTGCGTGCAGCGAGCGGGCCACCGGTGGAGGCGGGTCAGCAGACCGTCAGCGCCGACATCACCGTGACGTGGGAGCTGACATGA
- a CDS encoding SIMPL domain-containing protein: MRVQRRTALTRTAAVAATAAMAVLLAGCGDDSTGSPESTRNVTVVGKGEVKGAPDVLRADVGVSVSAKDVSGALSQASEKAQAVIDAVVGAGVAREDVQTNELSIQPEQTYPQGGPARITGYNATNSVRINVRDLKKASEVLDKAVQAGGDAARLSGVSFDLDNDADLLKGARERAFNDAKARAEQYAGLSGSKLGKVLRIDESHGSVPPPAPMMGKRAPMQADASFAPPLEPGQQTVTFEVSVIWELT; this comes from the coding sequence ATGCGGGTACAAAGACGGACAGCGCTGACCCGGACGGCCGCGGTGGCTGCCACCGCAGCGATGGCGGTGCTCCTGGCCGGCTGCGGTGATGATTCCACCGGCAGCCCGGAGTCCACGCGGAATGTGACGGTCGTCGGCAAGGGCGAGGTCAAGGGCGCACCCGATGTCCTGCGCGCCGATGTGGGCGTATCGGTGAGCGCCAAGGATGTCTCCGGGGCACTGTCTCAGGCCAGCGAGAAGGCTCAGGCCGTCATCGACGCCGTGGTCGGCGCCGGGGTGGCCCGCGAGGACGTCCAGACCAACGAGCTGTCCATCCAGCCCGAACAGACCTACCCGCAGGGCGGTCCCGCGCGTATCACCGGGTACAACGCCACCAACTCGGTGCGTATCAACGTCCGTGATCTCAAGAAGGCATCCGAAGTCCTGGACAAGGCAGTGCAGGCCGGCGGCGACGCGGCGCGGCTGTCCGGCGTCAGCTTCGATCTCGACAACGACGCCGACCTGCTGAAGGGTGCGCGGGAGCGCGCCTTCAACGACGCCAAGGCCCGCGCCGAGCAGTACGCCGGCCTATCGGGCTCCAAACTGGGCAAGGTGCTGCGCATCGACGAATCCCACGGATCGGTGCCTCCCCCCGCGCCGATGATGGGGAAGCGGGCACCCATGCAAGCCGACGCGTCGTTCGCGCCACCGCTGGAGCCCGGACAGCAGACGGTGACATTCGAGGTAAGCGTCATCTGGGAGCTGACCTAA
- a CDS encoding zinc-binding dehydrogenase, translated as MRASVLRNGAMVYRDDVADPVPGEGQVLVKVTACGICGSDLHFAKHGAQAIELSKQMAGMPSLTDGVDLEADVFMGHEFAAEVIEAGPGTQAPEPGTPVTSIPILLSAKGIEPIVYSNSTLGGYAEQMLLSAPLLLPIPNGLDPRYAALTEPMAVGLHAVNKSGIQPGTGAIVIGCGPVGIAVIAALHNLGIEPIVAADYSPARRDLAQRMGAHEIVDPGVEPTFEAWSRAGKGAPVIFEAVGVPGILNNVLRDAPHSSRVVVVGVCMEPDAITPYFGIAKEVALQFVLAYDPTEFSETLRRIAHGEIDVAHLVTGEVGLEDVGSAFADLGDPGHHCKILVVP; from the coding sequence ATGCGAGCATCGGTGCTGCGCAACGGCGCGATGGTCTATCGAGACGATGTGGCCGACCCGGTGCCCGGAGAAGGACAGGTACTCGTCAAGGTCACCGCATGCGGAATCTGCGGATCCGACCTTCATTTCGCAAAGCACGGTGCGCAAGCGATCGAACTGTCCAAACAGATGGCCGGCATGCCCAGTCTTACCGACGGCGTCGACCTGGAAGCCGACGTCTTCATGGGACATGAGTTCGCCGCAGAAGTGATCGAGGCCGGACCGGGGACGCAGGCCCCCGAGCCAGGGACCCCTGTGACGTCAATTCCAATCTTGCTATCTGCCAAGGGAATCGAACCTATCGTCTATAGCAACAGCACACTCGGCGGCTACGCCGAGCAGATGCTGTTGAGCGCTCCGCTACTGCTGCCCATCCCCAACGGTCTCGACCCGCGGTACGCGGCGCTCACCGAGCCGATGGCGGTCGGTCTGCATGCCGTCAACAAATCGGGTATCCAACCCGGTACTGGAGCGATCGTCATCGGGTGTGGCCCGGTCGGCATAGCGGTTATCGCGGCCCTGCATAACCTCGGCATCGAGCCGATTGTCGCCGCGGACTACTCCCCCGCGCGGCGTGATCTGGCCCAGCGCATGGGAGCGCACGAGATCGTCGACCCCGGCGTCGAGCCCACCTTCGAGGCCTGGTCCCGAGCCGGGAAGGGCGCGCCGGTGATCTTCGAGGCCGTCGGGGTGCCGGGCATCCTCAACAATGTGTTGAGGGATGCGCCGCACAGCTCGCGGGTGGTGGTTGTGGGCGTCTGCATGGAGCCCGATGCCATCACCCCCTACTTCGGGATCGCCAAGGAAGTTGCGCTTCAATTCGTGCTCGCCTACGACCCGACAGAGTTCTCCGAGACGCTGCGGCGAATCGCGCACGGCGAGATCGATGTTGCGCACCTCGTCACAGGTGAGGTAGGTCTGGAAGATGTCGGATCGGCATTTGCCGATCTCGGCGATCCGGGGCACCACTGCAAGATTTTGGTGGTGCCGTAA
- a CDS encoding LLM class flavin-dependent oxidoreductase, with protein MSTPLRFGAFITPFHPVGQNPTTALEYDLERVVALDRLGYDEAWFGEHHSGGYELISCPEVFIAAAAERTKHIRLGTGVVSLPYHHPLMVVDRWILLDHITRGRVIFGTGPGALPTDAYMMGIDPLDQRQMQEESLEAILALLRAAPDERISRETSWFTLRDAQLQLRPYTHPYPEILTAAMFSPSGPRLAGKLGAGLLSLSASIPGGFAALENAWEVVREQAAAHDHPEPDRSSWRVLGIMHLAETREQAIEDCTYGLPDYAHYFGAVGVLPLANEVDGVQADPREFVKAYVDEGNCCIGTPDDAIDYVQGLLDKSGGFGTFLMLGHDWASPEATFKSYELFARKVIPHFTGQLTAARISHDWAQAKRGELLGRAGEAVAKAIVEHQNDHAKKGHA; from the coding sequence ATGAGCACCCCACTGCGATTCGGCGCCTTCATCACCCCGTTTCATCCTGTCGGCCAAAACCCCACCACCGCACTGGAGTACGACCTAGAGCGGGTGGTTGCCCTGGATCGGCTGGGTTATGACGAGGCCTGGTTTGGCGAGCATCACTCCGGCGGCTACGAGTTGATCTCCTGCCCCGAAGTCTTCATTGCCGCTGCGGCCGAGCGCACCAAACACATCAGGCTGGGCACCGGGGTGGTATCACTGCCCTACCACCATCCATTGATGGTGGTGGATCGCTGGATTCTGCTGGACCACATCACCCGGGGCCGCGTCATATTCGGTACCGGACCCGGTGCGCTGCCGACGGACGCGTACATGATGGGCATCGACCCGCTCGATCAGCGCCAGATGCAGGAGGAGTCGCTGGAGGCGATCCTGGCGCTGCTGCGCGCGGCACCGGATGAGCGCATCAGCCGCGAAACATCCTGGTTCACTTTGCGGGATGCACAGCTGCAGCTGCGCCCCTACACCCACCCCTATCCGGAAATCCTTACCGCGGCGATGTTTTCCCCTTCGGGTCCGCGGCTCGCCGGAAAGCTCGGCGCAGGCCTGCTGTCCTTGTCGGCATCGATCCCGGGTGGATTCGCGGCATTGGAGAACGCCTGGGAAGTGGTGCGTGAACAGGCGGCCGCCCACGACCATCCCGAACCAGATCGGTCCAGCTGGCGGGTGCTCGGCATCATGCATCTCGCCGAAACACGTGAACAGGCCATCGAGGACTGTACGTACGGTCTGCCGGACTACGCACACTACTTCGGTGCCGTCGGGGTGCTGCCGCTCGCGAATGAAGTAGACGGCGTGCAGGCTGACCCACGCGAGTTCGTCAAGGCCTATGTGGACGAAGGGAACTGCTGCATCGGGACTCCCGACGATGCCATCGACTACGTCCAGGGCCTGCTCGACAAGTCGGGCGGCTTCGGTACATTCCTGATGCTGGGGCACGATTGGGCTTCACCGGAGGCCACGTTCAAATCCTATGAACTGTTCGCCCGTAAGGTGATTCCGCATTTTACGGGACAGCTCACCGCCGCCAGGATCTCGCACGACTGGGCGCAGGCCAAGCGCGGCGAGCTCCTGGGCCGTGCCGGCGAGGCCGTCGCCAAGGCCATCGTCGAACATCAGAACGACCACGCGAAGAAAGGGCATGCGTGA
- a CDS encoding alpha/beta fold hydrolase, with amino-acid sequence MTDAAVDIRERDIATNGVHLRIVEAGEQGQPVVVLAHGFPELAYSWRHQIPALAAAGYHVIAPDQRGYGRSSSPAHIDDYNIEALSDDLLGILDEVGAGKATFIGHDWGAVVTWHTALAVPERVEGVAGLSVPFTRRSQVAPTQAWKKLFGDNFFYILYFQEPGVADADLSRDPTATMRRMLIGMAHADGATMIAPGPAGFIERMSDPGELPGWLSQTELDHYVAEFTRTGFTGGLNWYRNFDRNWALTERLAGANVVVPSLFIAGAADPVLGFTDHAGSLKYRTDNRGDILIDGAGHWIQQERPDEVNAALLEFLQQVAR; translated from the coding sequence ATGACCGATGCCGCTGTGGATATCCGGGAACGTGACATCGCCACGAACGGCGTGCACCTGCGCATCGTCGAGGCGGGTGAGCAGGGCCAGCCCGTAGTCGTTCTGGCCCATGGCTTCCCTGAGTTGGCCTACTCCTGGCGCCACCAGATTCCGGCACTCGCCGCCGCCGGATATCACGTGATCGCCCCCGACCAGCGGGGTTATGGCAGGTCGAGTTCACCGGCGCACATCGACGACTACAACATCGAAGCGCTGTCCGATGACCTGCTGGGCATCCTGGACGAGGTGGGCGCCGGCAAGGCGACCTTCATCGGGCACGACTGGGGCGCCGTCGTCACCTGGCATACCGCACTCGCCGTCCCCGAACGCGTCGAAGGTGTCGCCGGGCTGTCGGTCCCCTTCACCCGGCGTAGCCAGGTGGCTCCCACCCAGGCATGGAAAAAGCTGTTCGGCGACAACTTCTTCTACATCCTGTACTTCCAGGAGCCGGGGGTCGCAGACGCCGATCTCAGCCGTGATCCCACCGCCACGATGCGCCGCATGCTGATAGGCATGGCCCACGCCGACGGCGCCACGATGATCGCACCCGGCCCGGCCGGATTCATCGAGCGCATGTCCGATCCCGGCGAGCTTCCCGGATGGCTGAGCCAGACCGAACTGGACCATTACGTCGCGGAATTCACCCGCACGGGGTTCACTGGAGGGCTGAACTGGTACCGGAATTTCGATCGCAACTGGGCGCTGACCGAGCGCCTGGCCGGAGCCAATGTCGTTGTGCCCTCTTTATTCATCGCGGGCGCAGCCGACCCTGTTCTCGGTTTCACCGACCATGCGGGGAGTCTGAAATACCGCACCGATAACCGGGGTGACATCCTGATCGATGGCGCTGGACACTGGATTCAGCAGGAGCGGCCCGACGAGGTCAATGCCGCGCTCCTGGAATTCCTGCAACAGGTTGCGCGATGA
- a CDS encoding Coq4 family protein has translation MSISPAELPEYSNADGIVPDRATWTPWLRAWRILFDSKYHGDLYEAFLGMEVPIFARAYYQVRSHPNGRKLFKHKPNLLNVLNNKEYLASLPFGSLGHAYLSFLETNKLDAGVFGEADIIRPIAEKNNWDEDFYYMAVRGTALHDMFHTIGGYGPDVAGEIANIGFHCGQMEPAGPLKKLGMFGALTLPGATVQFKLRYYRQAVERGQRADLLMAAPWEELLEKPYLDAQEILGVSPAQTAHPQGRWTTDWTPPSLKSPTPWDYERILASGPVAA, from the coding sequence ATGTCCATTTCACCTGCTGAGCTGCCTGAATACTCAAATGCCGACGGGATCGTGCCCGACCGAGCTACTTGGACCCCCTGGCTCAGAGCATGGCGGATACTCTTTGACTCCAAGTACCACGGCGATCTCTACGAGGCGTTCCTTGGTATGGAAGTGCCCATTTTCGCGCGCGCCTACTACCAGGTTCGGTCACACCCGAATGGTCGAAAACTGTTCAAACACAAGCCGAATCTGCTCAACGTTCTGAACAACAAAGAGTACCTGGCCTCGCTGCCATTCGGCAGCCTCGGTCACGCGTATCTGTCATTCCTGGAAACCAACAAGCTCGACGCTGGAGTCTTCGGGGAAGCGGACATCATCAGACCCATCGCGGAGAAGAACAACTGGGACGAGGACTTCTATTACATGGCCGTACGGGGCACTGCCCTGCACGATATGTTTCACACCATCGGCGGATACGGTCCAGATGTCGCGGGCGAGATAGCCAACATCGGATTCCATTGCGGGCAAATGGAACCCGCAGGGCCTTTAAAGAAACTCGGAATGTTCGGCGCCCTCACCTTGCCCGGAGCAACAGTCCAGTTCAAACTCCGCTATTACCGCCAAGCGGTGGAACGTGGGCAACGGGCAGACCTACTCATGGCCGCACCCTGGGAGGAATTGCTCGAGAAACCCTATCTCGATGCGCAAGAGATCTTGGGGGTCAGCCCCGCCCAGACAGCCCACCCACAAGGTAGATGGACTACCGATTGGACTCCCCCTTCCCTCAAATCCCCGACGCCGTGGGACTACGAGCGCATTCTCGCCTCAGGGCCTGTTGCGGCATAA
- a CDS encoding TetR/AcrR family transcriptional regulator produces the protein MARKGEGQADAPRGRGRPSGGGNTAQQAQTQLLDAAERLFVARGYGASTMDAIAREAGYSRAVVYRHFRNRDDLMDALVVRATMSEIAKMIGRLIVLKDLSEIIPESMVIVSTEVGANPLLHVLADRDDRGTVASLIINSPNLIELLTSMYAGVFSTRMAEVRQGVRPEDAARYVLSVALSLLLGLIPGADNPEQVRRYVRVFVLPTLLANPPEPEAVFI, from the coding sequence ATGGCTCGTAAGGGCGAAGGGCAGGCGGATGCGCCGCGCGGTCGTGGCAGGCCATCCGGTGGCGGAAATACTGCACAACAAGCGCAAACGCAACTTCTTGATGCGGCAGAGCGGTTGTTCGTCGCGCGCGGCTACGGTGCGTCAACGATGGATGCCATCGCGCGGGAAGCCGGATACAGTCGGGCGGTTGTGTATCGGCATTTCCGGAACCGCGACGATCTGATGGACGCGTTGGTGGTCCGCGCGACGATGAGCGAGATCGCCAAGATGATCGGTCGCCTGATCGTGCTCAAGGATCTGTCCGAGATCATTCCGGAGTCGATGGTGATCGTCTCGACGGAAGTCGGCGCTAATCCGTTACTTCACGTGCTCGCCGACCGCGATGACCGTGGCACGGTTGCATCGCTGATTATCAACTCGCCCAATCTTATTGAACTGTTGACATCCATGTATGCGGGTGTCTTCAGCACTCGGATGGCCGAGGTGCGTCAGGGCGTGCGACCCGAAGACGCGGCGCGGTATGTGCTGTCTGTTGCGCTTTCCCTGCTGCTCGGGCTGATCCCCGGGGCCGACAACCCCGAGCAGGTTCGGCGCTACGTCAGGGTATTCGTGTTGCCCACGCTGCTTGCCAACCCGCCGGAACCCGAGGCGGTCTTCATTTAG
- a CDS encoding substrate-binding domain-containing protein — protein sequence MAVVAILLGGLGFFAYKKFSGRCADVTPFTVATDPAIAAAVSKAIGGASAKEIGCTKLTVEAKPSAATAAALGKPGGAPALWLPDSSIWLARQMRATGSPLDSASQSVARTPVVVAAKQGETPTFDSWLSVLKQPALRIGNPLDDTVAAGPVVGALAEAEQGKSDPNAITAALVPIAQSQLTNTRQSSAEERLAEVAKTGGLAVSTEQQLIDFNAKHPDTKLTAVVPATGAPALNYPIAVTEAANDRHAKAKQAGEALAERLTSGNGADALTGAGFRGPDFAPLAGKGVGAIETLTVNDLTAFDTAMRRYAVLALPSRMLAVLDVSGSMKFSAGQTTRVGLLSQAIDNGLPLFPENAQIGLWAFSIDKGGPGQDWKDLLPIRTLGEKVGDRTQRQLLADEGHGLDALVGGGTGLYDTTLAAFRKVQSTYDPHYVNSVVIITDGANEDPNGISLDQLLATLKKEQDPARPVVLITLGITEDADAAVLKQISDATPGGGSRVARNADEIPNIVIDLIRARTSAR from the coding sequence CTGGCGGTAGTCGCCATCCTGCTCGGCGGGCTCGGGTTCTTCGCATACAAGAAATTCTCCGGACGATGCGCAGACGTCACCCCCTTCACGGTGGCCACCGACCCGGCCATCGCGGCGGCCGTCTCGAAGGCAATTGGCGGCGCGAGCGCCAAAGAAATCGGCTGCACAAAACTCACCGTGGAGGCGAAACCGTCCGCGGCAACAGCAGCGGCGCTCGGCAAGCCCGGAGGTGCGCCCGCATTGTGGCTCCCCGATTCGTCCATTTGGCTGGCAAGGCAGATGCGCGCCACCGGGTCCCCCTTGGATTCGGCGAGTCAGTCGGTGGCCCGAACCCCCGTTGTGGTGGCCGCCAAGCAGGGCGAAACGCCGACATTCGACTCCTGGCTGAGCGTGTTGAAGCAGCCCGCGCTGCGGATCGGTAATCCACTCGACGACACGGTGGCCGCCGGCCCGGTGGTGGGCGCACTCGCCGAGGCCGAACAGGGAAAGAGCGATCCCAACGCCATCACCGCGGCACTCGTTCCTATCGCGCAGTCGCAGCTGACCAACACCAGGCAGAGCAGCGCCGAAGAACGCCTGGCCGAGGTGGCCAAGACGGGCGGCCTGGCAGTTTCCACCGAGCAACAGCTCATCGACTTCAACGCCAAACATCCGGACACAAAGCTCACCGCCGTCGTTCCCGCGACGGGCGCTCCGGCCCTCAACTATCCGATAGCGGTGACCGAAGCCGCCAATGATCGACATGCCAAGGCCAAGCAAGCAGGGGAAGCCCTTGCGGAGCGCCTGACCAGCGGCAACGGCGCAGATGCCTTGACGGGTGCGGGATTCCGTGGACCGGACTTCGCGCCACTGGCGGGCAAGGGGGTGGGCGCGATCGAGACACTCACCGTGAATGACCTGACCGCGTTCGACACCGCGATGCGCCGATACGCGGTGCTGGCCTTGCCTTCTCGAATGCTTGCCGTTCTCGATGTCTCGGGCTCGATGAAGTTCTCCGCGGGGCAGACCACCCGTGTCGGTCTGTTGAGCCAGGCTATCGACAACGGGCTTCCGCTGTTCCCCGAGAACGCACAGATTGGCCTGTGGGCCTTCTCGATCGACAAGGGCGGGCCGGGGCAGGACTGGAAGGACCTGCTGCCCATCCGCACGCTCGGCGAGAAGGTGGGCGATAGGACTCAACGTCAGCTTCTGGCGGATGAGGGCCACGGCCTGGACGCCCTAGTCGGCGGTGGAACCGGTTTGTACGACACCACACTCGCGGCATTCCGCAAGGTGCAGTCGACATACGACCCGCACTACGTCAACAGCGTGGTGATCATCACCGACGGCGCAAATGAGGATCCGAACGGCATCTCCTTGGACCAACTGCTCGCAACATTGAAGAAAGAGCAAGACCCCGCACGGCCCGTTGTGCTCATCACCCTCGGCATCACGGAAGACGCCGATGCCGCTGTCCTCAAACAGATTTCGGACGCCACCCCGGGAGGGGGCAGCCGCGTCGCACGCAACGCCGACGAGATCCCCAATATCGTCATCGACCTGATCAGGGCCCGAACCTCGGCGCGCTAA
- the ftsH gene encoding ATP-dependent zinc metalloprotease FtsH, with the protein MNRTNVFRTLGVIVVVLLLGWSFFYFGDDTRGYKPVDTTVAIKQIDTDNVKSARIDDREQQLRLDLKAGNGDTEGKDKVITKYPTGYGVPLLEKLNGKGAAVSTTVNQGSILGSLLLYLLPVILLVVLFFAFSRMQSGGRGMGFGFGKSRAKQLSKDMPKTTFADVAGVDEAVEELYEIKDFLQNPSRYQALGAKIPRGVLLYGPPGTGKTLLARAVAGEAGVPFFTISGSDFVEMFVGVGASRVRDLFEQAKQNSPCIIFVDEIDAVGRQRGAGLGGGHDEREQTLNQLLVEMDGFGDRQGVILIAATNRPDILDPALLRPGRFDRQIPVSSPDLAGRKAVLKVHSAGKPFGPDVDFDGLAKRTVGMSGADLANVINEAALLTARENGTVITAAALEESVDRVVGGPRRKGRIISEHEKKITAYHEAGHTLAAWAMPDIERVYKVTILARGRTGGHAIAVPEDDKGLATRSEMIAQLVFAMGGRAAEELVFREPTTGAVSDIEQATKKARAMVTEFGMSAKLGAVRYGTEHGDPFLGRTMGTQPDYSHEVAREIDEEVRNLIEAAHTEAWAILTEYRDVLDTLAGELLEKETVVRKDLEEIFKDVQRRPRLTMFDDFGGRIPSDKPPIKTPGELAIERGEPWPPPVPEPAFKKAIAEQAAAAVPANGAQSAPNGQGGQPVPPGSHPGQPSGANYGAPAGWYAPGWPPQGQPPYPQPGYPPQGHTPYPPHVPQPYPYPVPTPHQQPAPDEGSESKS; encoded by the coding sequence ATGAACCGGACAAACGTGTTTCGCACCCTGGGCGTCATCGTGGTGGTGCTGCTGCTGGGGTGGTCGTTCTTCTACTTCGGCGACGACACCCGCGGTTACAAACCCGTGGACACCACGGTCGCGATCAAGCAGATCGACACCGACAACGTCAAGAGCGCTCGTATTGACGACCGTGAGCAGCAGCTGCGGCTGGACCTCAAGGCCGGCAACGGTGATACCGAGGGCAAGGACAAGGTCATTACCAAGTACCCGACCGGGTATGGGGTGCCGCTGCTGGAGAAGCTGAACGGCAAGGGTGCGGCCGTCAGTACAACGGTGAACCAGGGCAGCATCCTGGGATCGCTGCTGCTGTACTTGCTGCCGGTGATCTTGCTGGTGGTGTTGTTCTTCGCGTTCAGCCGCATGCAGTCCGGTGGTCGCGGCATGGGCTTCGGTTTCGGTAAGTCACGGGCCAAGCAGCTGTCCAAGGACATGCCGAAGACCACCTTTGCCGACGTGGCCGGGGTCGACGAGGCCGTGGAAGAGCTCTACGAGATCAAGGATTTCCTGCAGAACCCGTCGCGGTATCAGGCGCTTGGGGCGAAGATCCCGCGCGGTGTGCTGCTCTACGGCCCGCCGGGTACCGGTAAGACGCTGCTGGCGCGTGCGGTCGCTGGCGAGGCGGGAGTGCCGTTCTTCACTATCTCCGGGTCCGATTTCGTGGAAATGTTTGTGGGCGTTGGTGCTTCGCGTGTTCGCGACCTGTTTGAGCAGGCCAAGCAGAACAGCCCCTGCATCATCTTCGTCGACGAGATCGACGCCGTGGGCCGCCAGCGCGGTGCGGGTCTGGGCGGCGGTCACGACGAGCGCGAGCAGACCCTCAACCAGCTACTGGTCGAGATGGACGGCTTCGGCGACCGGCAGGGCGTCATCCTCATCGCCGCGACCAACCGTCCCGACATCCTCGATCCGGCGCTGCTGCGCCCCGGTCGTTTCGACCGGCAGATCCCGGTGTCGAGCCCCGATCTGGCCGGCCGCAAGGCCGTGCTCAAGGTCCACTCGGCGGGCAAGCCGTTCGGCCCCGACGTAGATTTCGACGGGCTGGCCAAGCGCACCGTGGGTATGTCTGGTGCTGACCTGGCCAATGTCATCAACGAGGCCGCCCTGCTCACCGCACGTGAGAACGGCACCGTCATCACGGCCGCGGCGCTGGAGGAGTCCGTCGACCGGGTTGTGGGCGGTCCGCGCCGCAAGGGCCGCATCATCAGTGAGCACGAAAAGAAGATCACCGCTTATCACGAGGCCGGGCACACCCTGGCGGCGTGGGCGATGCCAGATATCGAGCGGGTCTACAAGGTCACCATCCTGGCGCGCGGGCGTACCGGCGGGCATGCCATCGCGGTACCCGAGGACGACAAGGGTCTGGCCACCAGATCCGAGATGATTGCGCAGCTGGTGTTCGCCATGGGCGGCCGTGCCGCCGAGGAGCTCGTGTTCCGCGAGCCGACCACCGGCGCGGTGTCCGATATCGAGCAGGCCACCAAGAAGGCTCGCGCCATGGTCACCGAGTTCGGCATGAGCGCCAAGCTCGGCGCCGTGCGCTACGGCACCGAACACGGCGACCCGTTCCTGGGACGCACCATGGGCACGCAGCCGGACTACTCCCACGAGGTCGCTCGCGAAATCGATGAGGAGGTACGTAATCTCATCGAAGCCGCGCATACCGAGGCGTGGGCCATCCTCACTGAGTACCGAGATGTGCTGGACACGTTGGCCGGCGAGCTGCTGGAGAAGGAAACGGTGGTCCGCAAGGATCTCGAGGAGATCTTCAAGGACGTGCAGCGTCGTCCGCGATTGACCATGTTCGACGACTTCGGAGGCCGGATCCCGTCCGATAAGCCCCCCATCAAGACCCCGGGGGAGCTCGCCATCGAACGCGGTGAACCCTGGCCTCCTCCGGTCCCCGAGCCCGCGTTCAAGAAGGCCATCGCCGAACAGGCGGCCGCTGCGGTGCCCGCGAATGGGGCGCAGTCTGCGCCGAATGGTCAAGGCGGTCAACCGGTTCCGCCAGGAAGTCATCCGGGTCAGCCGTCGGGCGCCAACTATGGTGCACCTGCGGGCTGGTATGCACCCGGCTGGCCGCCCCAGGGGCAGCCTCCGTACCCGCAGCCGGGTTATCCGCCGCAGGGACATACTCCGTACCCACCGCATGTCCCGCAGCCCTACCCGTATCCCGTGCCGACTCCGCATCAGCAGCCGGCTCCGGATGAGGGCAGCGAGAGCAAGAGCTGA